From the Candoia aspera isolate rCanAsp1 chromosome 3, rCanAsp1.hap2, whole genome shotgun sequence genome, the window GTGTAACACTGATGTTATCAaggttggttttctttttcctccactgTCAAACTTAATTAGACAACTTTAAGAAGAATGTCTGTGAAAAACTGGCAATCAGAAATATTTCTCAAGACCATGAAAACAGATCATTTATCTCACCAGCTCATAACCTCCTGATTTTAAGTCACTGAAGTGCACCATATGAAACAAAACTATAAGgtgcttatttttaaataagatatGCTTAAACCTTCAGGTGGGTCAGCTAAGCAGTGATGTTATACAGCTCATCTTTTTAAGTGCCTTGCTGATATTGGACTTTGTAAAATAGAGTTCATATGTCTCTGCAATGTGGCAAGGCTGTATTCATAAATGTTTAGTGCTCTCAAGTCCTCCAGTAATAGACATTAGAGAAATATTATCATTATTAAagccttgaattgcaccaaggCTGTACTGTTCACTGAAAGATTTGAACTTAAGATGATGTGGGTAGGAGAGAAGAGGTACAAAAgttaaagggggtggggggtgcaagTCCAGGCATTAACAGAAGGTATTCCTCTCAAATATGCTGCTTGCATGAAAGTGTCAAGAATACTGAAAACATTGTATGTTCTTGGCTCCTATTTGTTGTAAGCCTCTCCAAGAACACTGCAAAGAAAAGTAGCTTTTACTGAGATCAGTGAACTAAAGATACCTGAGTGAAAAATTGCAGCATGTGTTTTCTTAAAGGGAGTCAAGTACTAAGTCAGGCTTAATCTGTATTAAAGGCCAAGGCAGGATTCCAATGGTATGAAATAAAGAGAATGGAGCTTGTGCAAAGTGCTCCTTACCACAAATGGCCATATCACTGCTTTTGTAGGAAAACTACACCATTGCCTTAGCATAAAGAGGGGCAACTGAAGGGTTAGTAGGGCCACATGCAGCTTCTAGAGCAGCATTTaccaacatacattttaaaatgtatggacttcaactcccaaaataccCTAGCCAGCAAtgctgactgggaaattctgggagttgaagtccatacatcttaaaatggctaaggttgagaagcactgctctagagtcTTCATGACTATGATTGCTGAATCACATTTCCTACCATTTTGCCATGTTATCCACAATTTTGAAGTGAGAAACACAAACCCTGTTGTGTAAATCCTAAAATAAAGatagcacaattttaaaaaaactaagaaactCCCCAATGGTATACATTCCGTTCTTCTACAGGGGTTCAACATTATGAAGAAAAAGATTTTGgtatgaaaataatttcataaGAAAAAAGTCTAGGTAATCTGCATGTTTGGATTCATGAGCAGGACCTCCAGAAAGCACAGAACAGTATCAAAATAGTGGGAGGTTATGAGCACTGTGCAAAACGTTCCCAACTTTTTCCTCCCTCTACAGTCCTCTCTTCCACAGTTCCATTGTTTTATGAGGGCCCAATAATCTTctacaaaaaaatattttggagaaTGCAAGGGCTCCATGGGGAAGAATATAATTGTACTTCACTGGATATTATTTATGATCTCTGGATGGCCCTggtatcctttaaaaaaaactgctgcagatttattttagaaaataattacACTTGgcaatcaaagaaataaataaaaggtcaAGAGCCACTGTAACTGTCAGATTATTGCAGATATAATGCAGACTCAACAAATAATAAATACCAGTGCTATCAATGCTCATCCTGTAGGACTAAATCTTCCAAAGATATAAGAATTACCGGATTTCATGCAAACTGGACTTCATGCAGCTTCAAAGACCATGGTAATCGTTTGCAAAACCCGATGCCACGCAGTAAATTCTATCATTTTATTATGTGCAGGCAAAGCCACAATGCAAATTGAAATTGTCCCTGATTTCTTGATCCTCTAAAGTTTCCCAGCCAAGGCTTCCAATGAATTTGCAGATACATAAAtatgattgacagatagatagatagatagatagatagagatagatacatacatacatacatacatagaatcACCTGTGGCTCGACTCAGTTTGTGATAGCCTACATTAGTTGCTTTCCCACCAGCCCATAATCCCTGTTACAAAGATAAATCCAGCTTATGTGGTCCCTTCAGTTGTGTTGGATTTCAGCTTCGCCATTCTGTTCCACATGTTGATGGAGAGCGTGCCAGTTGGGGAAGCTTGTAATAACTGATTATAATGAAAAATGGGAATGCAGTTTTTGCAGTTCACTAGCAATATCACTCTAGGTGCCTATGCACCTACTTAGAGAAAACTGGGTCTGCCACCTCTGCTTCCGTTGTTCTCGATCATCAAGAAAGTATGTCGACATCACAAGGAGCTGCAGGTTCTCCTTCCCCTCGCCAGCcagagggggaaggagtatgAAAATAAGTGTATTCAACGTTCCATTtggagttttaaaaatggaacagcTGTCCAATGCATGTAGCCTCTTGCCGTTTGATAAACTGCAAAGTAACTAATACCAAACACAGCTCCTCAGACCTCATCAGTTCTGTTAGACCCTTAAATATGACAATAGAAACAATTTTTTGTCTTTATATAACAGCTTAAGTGcttggggaaggaaaggaagtcaCATTATACTGGGGTGGGGATGGTGCCTTGTGAAACAATGTGTCAAGAAATTGAATCCTCTGATAAGTTAACCATCAAAGCAAATCTTACACAATATTAAGGAATAAAAACTTCACCTTGGGCAGAAAGCCTTACAGCACTCCGTTTCTGCAGCTTTCTTTTTCTGACTTGTTCAACTAAATAAGAAACAATATTCAGATATTATGAAATCtctagtcatgtgattgcaatgtATAAAAAGGTGTTATATAACATCCAATGAAATAATGAGATTAAAAATGAGTGATATTCTTATAGAATGAGTtgtcttccttctgttttctgaGAAAGCATAAGAAATGATAATAGAGGGCTCCAAGTGGATAGGGAATCAAGCCATTTTATTTACTGTACATGACCAGCCTTAGGCATAAAGGCCAAGTTTTAAATACTAATCAAATCTCAGAGATTTTATGTCAAGTAGACTTTAATTAATAGACTttaaagagccttgtgtggcacagagtggtaggcagcagtattgcaaccaaaactctccccacgacccgcattcgatcccagcggaagctggattctcgggtagccggctcaggttgactaagccttccatccttccgaggttggtaaaatgagtacccagcttgctggggggaaggtaattatgactggggaaggcaatggcaaaccaccccactatagtctgccaagaaaacgtcgtgaaagctgcatcccctcaaagggtcagacatgacttggtgcttgcacaggggacctttcacctcacagaCTTTAATAACCCAGCCTATATGTTTCTTTAACTGGTTTTTCATTACTGCAACTATTCTTCAAATTATATTGAATATTATCACAGTCTgtaattttttccagttttctcatCTTATTTAAGGAAATGAGAAGGAAAATCACCCTTAGACTTTATATCACTTGTATATtacccaaaataaattaaaggctagaaatcaggaattctagtcccgcctgaggcatgaaagccagctgggaggccttgggccagtcactctctctcagcccaactcacctcacagggttgttgttgtggggaaaagaggaggaggaaggagtattaggtatgttcactgccttgagttatttataaaaaaaataataataaaggtgggataaaaaatctaaaaaaaaaaaagctgcaaatgCAACCTCAGCAAAGTTTCATATAAATTGCAACAATATACCTTAATTTAACATTTGgaaatacatatacatgtatttaTCTTACATATAGTACACATTACTACACACAGTGGTAAGGCTGTTAGGATGCATTAAAGAGTTTGTAAACAAAATTCTACTATTAGAAGAAAATACGTAGATAATAGCCATAATACtggtattggctaaattgaagTCTACAAACAGTCTTATATATGAATGGGACAGTAAGTTGAGAAATATAGATAGGATGCCAAACTTGGCAGTTTCATCTATGAAGAATTAAAAATGAAGTTACTTTACAACCTCCTCAACAAAGCACTTTAAGTGTGTAGTCCTGTATGAATGAGAGGGAGTCCcactaaatttaatatttaactaGATAAATACAAGATTGAGCTGTGTTGCCTTAAATGATAACTTCTAttattaaggcaccaggctagaaaccaggaggctgtgagttctagtcccccctgaggcatgaaagttggctgggtgaccttgggccagtcactctctctcagcccaactcacctcacagggttgttgttgtggggaaaatagaaggaggaaggaggattaggtatgttcactgccttgaattatttataaaaaataataaaggtgggatagaaaagaaaaaaagaaaaaacttatctttttaattgttttgttccaTGTAAAGTGTCTCTAAAGCCTTCTAAGTTATATGAAATAAACCAATAAAGGGAAAATAATGCATATTGCAATACATATCCATAATAACTAGAGGCCCTCCTAAAAAATGTAAACTTTAAATTCTGTTACAGAAAATGGAATTAGATAAAATCCTTCTTACTCAGTTTCCTGGTTCTTCTcacttcactttttaaattacCAGACTTGTCTGAAACGCCTAGAATATTTTCCAGCTCTCTGGTGCCCTCTAAAGCCTAAAAACACAGATTTTTTGAAAAAGTTATTGTAATCTTAGTGCTAAAGCTTTTAACTTAAAAATAACTTTCCTCAGATCTTCCACTCTTTTTGCTTCATAGTTTAAATGGCTACACAAATATACCGTATTACTAACATGTGATACTGTATTAGAAATATGCCCAACATGATTAGCACAATGAAGCTGAAAGTTAACTTCCCCGCTGTAGTTGGCTGGTTAGGGAACTGAGAAAGCAGGAATCCCATTTTGGATAAGATTTGAAGTTTTTGCCTGCTGGGAGTCTGGATTATTTTGCCATCTCTCTTGGAATCAGATATAATGAAGGGTTCCCCATAACTCTGACTTAACATTATGTACCAACATAGACACGTGAAAGTGCAGGGATGGTTGAACAGGGATTTCAGTTCATATGCCCCCCCCAATCCAAATTCAGCAGATGCAACATTTTTAGGGCTAAGGGAAGCACCAGATTTTAAAGAGCATGTCAGAAGCTGCATTGCAAAAGAGCAGAgttacttaaatattttaaagatgttttacTATTATTACTTCTAATTAATTCAATTATTTAACTGTTACATTTTAACACATACACTTATAGTAATCCCCATATTTTCAATTAttaccaacttaaaaaaaattagaaagaatGAGCAACTCCCCCAAATCCctttacacacacatgcacctcTCAGACAGTGGAAGTAGCAGGTGAAGGCAGAAGGGAGCAGATACTTAGCAAAGAATTTGTGAGGATGTAGAGAGCTGTTCCAGACCCCCCAGAAagatgtaatgggcagaaggaataaccttaaggaacaggaggaagatccacaaccaagaaaacagtcagataaaagagatcTAAATCCAGGGCAAaactgtaacctgagtaagcgtctcagacaagaccctccctagttctcacaaagatagagggagggagaggggaatcacactcagacttgcaagattctgttattataaccttataataaatgtAGAATTAGCATgcgtgactttggtttcctagtctggtctaccttgaagggatgGCACAAGGATACACTGCCCCCAATCTACAGGTATGCATCTACGGAACATTTTGTATTTCCACTGAACTCAACTCAGTACGTTTCCACAATGAGAAAATGAAGAACATAAAGACCAAGCggtaataaagaaaaaagctcaagaaaaattaattaatttaataaagtGGAAAAGAATAACGACAGACCTGCAGGCTGGTTAGGTTTTTTCGGATCTGCAAGAATCTCTCCACGGAATGTTCAACTTCAGATTGCAGCATCAAGAGTCTAAGTGAAAAGACAAATGTGACATTAATGGCAGAACACCTGAAATAAgaatcaacaaaataaaacaagcaaaaacaagaCCTTGCAGTTAAAATCAGGCTTCTAGCAAACAACCTCTCCCTGCCCCAGTTAAAGTTAAAACAACACCCATATCAAGTTGCAACTATTTACATTATGGCATACATCTGAAAAATATGTTTAGGTTTCCTTCCTGGTTGCATTAAGGTTGCAAACATGTTTCAGTGCACTAATTTACTATCTATATCTTGCCCAGGTTACTCTATATCCCAGCGATGGTACTGTGCATAAGGATTCCAACCAAGCCCCATTCCAAGTGCATGGTTGTTTAAGatcaaggagaaagaaagagtgaaTACAAGAACAAAGAAGAAGGAATAATGGAAAACACAGCACTATTCTAAAGGCCATCAGAAGGTCGATCCTCAGCAGATGCACAACACTGTACGAATGTAAAAAGTGAAAGCTCAAGCAGCAATTACTGGCTCTGAACAGCTGAAACAACCAAACTGATATTGCGGGACAATGATGAGGATTCcacagatgttgctaaactacagcTCTTAACCTCTCCTATCATCAACCACATTGGATGGGATTGCTGAAGGAATATCAGTTTCCAATCTCTGTCGCAGAATAAGGCAActtatgatacaggtagtccttggttaatgaccatcgttcagcaaccattcaaagttacggtggcactgaacaaatggtatatatgcctggtccctgaagttatggccgttgcagagcccctgaggtcatgtgatcaaaattcgggtagTTGGCAGCTTgcctgcacttacaaccacagggATGCTTCAACTCCCCGCCACCtatctcccctccatctctgcctTTCTGGCCGCCCTGCACAGCAACTCTCCTCGGTGGCAGTggtggcactggggctgaagtagaggcccggggCCTTCAGCAGACTCAGCTGCCAGTGGCCACccccgggcctctacttcagccccagcgcaGCCAGCACCACCAAGGAGAGCCGCCTCAAGCCCCGTAGCCAGCCACGCCAGCAACACAGCATGAAGTcccagccaccaccaccaccctgtgctCTACCAGCCGTGCCAcgcccagctgacctttgctgtcttcttcctcctgttgctGATGAGGTGCACCTGGCCTGGCCctgtgcaaggcagctgctggccgcactaagccttcttcctgaggccatgCATGCTGTTCTCAAAATCGCGCGTGGCCTTCTCGTGATGTTTCGGAAGGTCTCAGAAACCTTTTGAAGCACTGCGAGAAGGGCACACACGATTTGGAGAATGGAACACACAATTTGGAGAAAGGCAGGCGTGGCCTTCTCAAGAAGGTGGTGCAGGGCTTGAGGCGCCTCTCCTT encodes:
- the ITGB3BP gene encoding centromere protein R, whose protein sequence is MDNYDKLLMLQSEVEHSVERFLQIRKNLTSLQALEGTRELENILGVSDKSGNLKSEVRRTRKLIEQVRKRKLQKRSAVRLSAQENLQPVNSFEFLKSLIG